From Linepithema humile isolate Giens D197 chromosome 8, Lhum_UNIL_v1.0, whole genome shotgun sequence, one genomic window encodes:
- the LOC137001569 gene encoding uncharacterized protein isoform X2: MYALVKFHDGIYHVCKSNLITCKGVTKATYSDRHNKAILHEIKQNIFANKPRVFCKKIYFQSRKRNTKYKNYDYERTTNTCVFKGNDELETSDIPVIIEKNRNNCSTETESKESGIEMFDVPMHNNIDKPTITVTDESRRYDRPETAEIEIKDCDYLDTSNVPTSSNINAVIIENGNSCPTEIQSKDSNIETFDVPIHNNINTILNKNENVCHSEIQNIDCNINGISDVLLPCDLVSKSISKSVSIDKDISNERTDKFNEVWQDVEILLSCEPLSEPASIQTCNAVENNLEIDNINMDVSLTDLLNISPSTFILDDCVRRISFNTTDDTCNSITCQNVSQIGNEANVQISSTLDVENGKESSESEYVPSEDEHLSDNELPQKRKSSLNTTVTSMSSLDASQINGNGCNDENMYVETSNARSPKKNYCIFCSKLQTQLARHLEKVHRNELDVKRFTALPKNNTERKKIIEILRKNGNFKFNTNSTLNNGQLIVSRRPNEKYNKLARDFIACSKCKGFFAKSTIRHHSRTCFGKDFRKNKCIMIMGRKIMCRLHSSANETLKKMVFPVMREDEITRIIRYDELLILFGNKLCIKYKSQHHHDMIRARLRLLGRFLLALKSINKNIKNFESLYRPAVYDDCIHAINIVARYNDEEKIYEAPAVAANLSTLIKHIGNLLIAECIKREDSEKKKLVKDFLKLLVVDIGTSVNKTVMETQSAQKRRKKVILPSLEDIKILYKYLEKKRIEAFTTLQQSFSYHSWLSLAEATLISVLVFNRRRSGEMERILIEDFQSYEKLHENVNTDIYTLLSKKNKKIAEKYIRFCIRGKLGRGVPVLLTKQLFESINLILKFRKEAEIPKTNPYVFALPGYNKKRFRHLKACILLRKFAEECNASQSTTLRATELRKHVATYCIQLNLDEIDVSDLATFMGHSEKIHKDHYRQPLASRDILKVSQYLEAVQGNKNISDDETSTNNSSESDEEAKQNNFNSSNKENIHSDTNLYDLPDDIIHNQQRNSDGKKNKNVQHRHMEKLKEFVGLRKNKKQHFMHLLNIWKI, from the exons ATGTACGCCTTAGTAAAATTTCATGATGGTATTTATCACGTGTGCAAATCAAATCTTATTACTTGTAAAGGCGTTACAAAAGCTACATACAGTGATAGAC ATAACAAAGCTATATTACACgaaataaaacagaatatatttgcaaataaaccacgtgtgttttgtaaaaaaatttatttccaaagtagaaagagaaatacaaaatacaaaaattatgattatgaaaGGACTACGAATACCTGCGTATTCAAAG GAAACGACGAACTGGAAACATCAGATATCCCAGTgatcattgaaaaaaatagaaacaattgTTCAACTGAAACTGAAAGCAAGGAGAGTGGTATTGAAATGTTTGATGTTCCAATGCATAACA ATATAGATAAACCAACCATAACAGTCACTGATGAAAGTAGAAGGTATGACAGACCAGAAACAgcagaaatagaaattaaggATTGTGATTATCTAGACACCAGTAATGTTCCAACATCTTCTA ATATCAACGCAGTAATCATCGAAAATGGAAATAGTTGTCCAACTGAGATTCAAAGCAAAGATAGTAATATAGAAACGTTTGATGTTCCAATACATAACA atattaatacaattttgaataaaaatgagaacGTATGTCACagtgaaatacaaaatatagactgtaatattaatGGAATTTCAGATGTGCTTTTACCTTGTg atttgGTTAGTAAATCAATTAGTAAATCAGTAAGCATCGATAAAGACATAAGCAATGAAAGAACTGATAAATTCAATGAAGTCTGGCAAgatgttgaaattttattatcttgtg AACCTTTGTCAGAACCTGCAAGTATACAGACATGTAATGCAGTTGAAAATAATCTGGAAATTGACAATATTAACATGGACGTCTCATTAACAG atTTACTTAACATATCTCcatctacatttattttagatgATTGTGTTAgaagaatatcttttaatactaCTG atGATACGTGTAATTCTATTACATGTCAAAATGTGAGTCAAATAGGAAATGAAGCAAATGTCCAAATATCATCAACACTTg acgTTGAAAATGGTAAAGAAAGTAGTGAATCAGAATATGTACCATCAGAAGATGaacatttatcggataatGAACTGCCACAAAAACGCAAATCAAGCTTAAACACAACTGTAACTTCAATGTCAAGTTTAGATGCCTCGCAAATTAATGGTAATGGATGCAACGatgaaaatatgtatgtagaGACTTCTAATGCAAGATCTcctaaaaaaaactattgtatattttgttcaaaattgcaaacacaACTTGCACGACATCTAGAAAAAGTACATCGTAATGAATTGGATGTAAAAAGGTTTACGGCTTTACCCAAAAATAACacagaaaggaaaaaaattatagaaattttacgaaaaaatggcaattttaaatttaatacaaattcgACATTGAATAATGGACAACTTATAGTATCTAGACGTcccaatgaaaaatataacaagctCGCCAGAGATTTTATTGCTTGCTCAAAATGTAAAGGTTTCTTTGCAAAAAGTACAATACGTCATCATTCTCGAACCTGCTTTGGAAAAGATTTTCGGaagaataaatgtattatgatAATGGgtagaaaaattatgtgcAGGTTACATTCTTCGGCAAATGAAACTTTGAAGAAAATGGTATTTCCAGTCATGCGTGAAGACGAGATTACACGCATTATAAGATATGatgaattattgattttatttggaaataaactctgcattaaatacaaatctCAACATCATCATGACATGATACGTGCAAGATTGCGTCTTCTTGGCCGCTTCCTTTTGgcattaaaaagtataaataaaaatataaaaaactttgaatCGCTATATCGTCCAGCAGTATATGATGACTGTATCCATGCGATAAATATAGTTGCAAGATATaatgatgaagaaaaaatatatgaagctCCTGCAGTGGCGGCAAACTTATCCACTTTAATTAAACACATTGGAAATCTTCTTATCGCAGAATGTATAAAGAGGGAAgattcagaaaaaaagaaactagttAAAGACTTCTTAAAGTTATTAGTTGTTGATATTGGGACAAGTGTAAATAAGACTGTTATGGAAACACAATCAGCTCAGAAAAGACgtaaaaaagttattctaCCATCATTGGaagatatcaaaatattatataaatatttggaaaaaaagcgAATTGAAGCTTTTACAACACTACAACAATCCTTTTCTTATCATAGTTGGCTTTCTTTAGCAGAAGCTACACTAATATCTGTACTTGTATTTAATAGACGACGGTCGGGAGAAATGGAGCGAATTCTTATTGAAGATTTCCAAAGTTACGAAAAACTACATGAAAACGTAAATACCgacatttatacattattatcaaaaaaaaataaaaaaattgcggaaaaatatattcgattCTGTATTAGGGGCAAATTGGGCCGTGGAGTGCCCGTTTTATTAACAAAGCAGTTAtttgaaagtattaatttaattttaaaatttcgcaAAGAAGCTGAAATACCTAAAACAAATCCTTACGTATTTGCATTACCTggctataataaaaaaagatttagacATCTTAAAGCCTGcattttattacgaaaatttgCAGAAGAATGTAATGCAAGTCAGTCTACTACTTTGCGTGCTACAGAATTGCGGAAGCATGTGGCAACATACTGTATTCAATTAAATCTTGATGAGATTGATGTATCTGATCTTGCTACATTTATGGGTCATTCTGAGAAAATACATAAGGATCATTATAGACAACCATTGGCAAGcagagatatattaaaagtttcacAATATTTGGAAGCAGttcaaggaaataaaaatatttcagatgaCGAAACTTCAACAAATAACAGTTCCGAAAGTGATGAAGAAGCAAAACAGAACAACTTTAATAgctcaaataaagaaaatatacattcag acacaaatttatatgacTTACCTGatgatataatacataatcaACAAAGGAATagcgatggaaaaaaaaacaaaaacgttCAA CATCGCCATATGGAAAAACTAAAAGAATTCGTTGGTCTCAGAAAGAACAAGAAACAGCACTTCATGCATTTGCTAAACATatggaaaatttaa
- the LOC137001569 gene encoding uncharacterized protein isoform X1, protein MYALVKFHDGIYHVCKSNLITCKGVTKATYSDRRKYPANIIAKNDNKAILHEIKQNIFANKPRVFCKKIYFQSRKRNTKYKNYDYERTTNTCVFKGNDELETSDIPVIIEKNRNNCSTETESKESGIEMFDVPMHNNIDKPTITVTDESRRYDRPETAEIEIKDCDYLDTSNVPTSSNINAVIIENGNSCPTEIQSKDSNIETFDVPIHNNINTILNKNENVCHSEIQNIDCNINGISDVLLPCDLVSKSISKSVSIDKDISNERTDKFNEVWQDVEILLSCEPLSEPASIQTCNAVENNLEIDNINMDVSLTDLLNISPSTFILDDCVRRISFNTTDDTCNSITCQNVSQIGNEANVQISSTLDVENGKESSESEYVPSEDEHLSDNELPQKRKSSLNTTVTSMSSLDASQINGNGCNDENMYVETSNARSPKKNYCIFCSKLQTQLARHLEKVHRNELDVKRFTALPKNNTERKKIIEILRKNGNFKFNTNSTLNNGQLIVSRRPNEKYNKLARDFIACSKCKGFFAKSTIRHHSRTCFGKDFRKNKCIMIMGRKIMCRLHSSANETLKKMVFPVMREDEITRIIRYDELLILFGNKLCIKYKSQHHHDMIRARLRLLGRFLLALKSINKNIKNFESLYRPAVYDDCIHAINIVARYNDEEKIYEAPAVAANLSTLIKHIGNLLIAECIKREDSEKKKLVKDFLKLLVVDIGTSVNKTVMETQSAQKRRKKVILPSLEDIKILYKYLEKKRIEAFTTLQQSFSYHSWLSLAEATLISVLVFNRRRSGEMERILIEDFQSYEKLHENVNTDIYTLLSKKNKKIAEKYIRFCIRGKLGRGVPVLLTKQLFESINLILKFRKEAEIPKTNPYVFALPGYNKKRFRHLKACILLRKFAEECNASQSTTLRATELRKHVATYCIQLNLDEIDVSDLATFMGHSEKIHKDHYRQPLASRDILKVSQYLEAVQGNKNISDDETSTNNSSESDEEAKQNNFNSSNKENIHSDTNLYDLPDDIIHNQQRNSDGKKNKNVQHRHMEKLKEFVGLRKNKKQHFMHLLNIWKI, encoded by the exons ATGTACGCCTTAGTAAAATTTCATGATGGTATTTATCACGTGTGCAAATCAAATCTTATTACTTGTAAAGGCGTTACAAAAGCTACATACAGTGATAGACGTAAGTACCCAGCAAATATTATAGCGAAAAATG ATAACAAAGCTATATTACACgaaataaaacagaatatatttgcaaataaaccacgtgtgttttgtaaaaaaatttatttccaaagtagaaagagaaatacaaaatacaaaaattatgattatgaaaGGACTACGAATACCTGCGTATTCAAAG GAAACGACGAACTGGAAACATCAGATATCCCAGTgatcattgaaaaaaatagaaacaattgTTCAACTGAAACTGAAAGCAAGGAGAGTGGTATTGAAATGTTTGATGTTCCAATGCATAACA ATATAGATAAACCAACCATAACAGTCACTGATGAAAGTAGAAGGTATGACAGACCAGAAACAgcagaaatagaaattaaggATTGTGATTATCTAGACACCAGTAATGTTCCAACATCTTCTA ATATCAACGCAGTAATCATCGAAAATGGAAATAGTTGTCCAACTGAGATTCAAAGCAAAGATAGTAATATAGAAACGTTTGATGTTCCAATACATAACA atattaatacaattttgaataaaaatgagaacGTATGTCACagtgaaatacaaaatatagactgtaatattaatGGAATTTCAGATGTGCTTTTACCTTGTg atttgGTTAGTAAATCAATTAGTAAATCAGTAAGCATCGATAAAGACATAAGCAATGAAAGAACTGATAAATTCAATGAAGTCTGGCAAgatgttgaaattttattatcttgtg AACCTTTGTCAGAACCTGCAAGTATACAGACATGTAATGCAGTTGAAAATAATCTGGAAATTGACAATATTAACATGGACGTCTCATTAACAG atTTACTTAACATATCTCcatctacatttattttagatgATTGTGTTAgaagaatatcttttaatactaCTG atGATACGTGTAATTCTATTACATGTCAAAATGTGAGTCAAATAGGAAATGAAGCAAATGTCCAAATATCATCAACACTTg acgTTGAAAATGGTAAAGAAAGTAGTGAATCAGAATATGTACCATCAGAAGATGaacatttatcggataatGAACTGCCACAAAAACGCAAATCAAGCTTAAACACAACTGTAACTTCAATGTCAAGTTTAGATGCCTCGCAAATTAATGGTAATGGATGCAACGatgaaaatatgtatgtagaGACTTCTAATGCAAGATCTcctaaaaaaaactattgtatattttgttcaaaattgcaaacacaACTTGCACGACATCTAGAAAAAGTACATCGTAATGAATTGGATGTAAAAAGGTTTACGGCTTTACCCAAAAATAACacagaaaggaaaaaaattatagaaattttacgaaaaaatggcaattttaaatttaatacaaattcgACATTGAATAATGGACAACTTATAGTATCTAGACGTcccaatgaaaaatataacaagctCGCCAGAGATTTTATTGCTTGCTCAAAATGTAAAGGTTTCTTTGCAAAAAGTACAATACGTCATCATTCTCGAACCTGCTTTGGAAAAGATTTTCGGaagaataaatgtattatgatAATGGgtagaaaaattatgtgcAGGTTACATTCTTCGGCAAATGAAACTTTGAAGAAAATGGTATTTCCAGTCATGCGTGAAGACGAGATTACACGCATTATAAGATATGatgaattattgattttatttggaaataaactctgcattaaatacaaatctCAACATCATCATGACATGATACGTGCAAGATTGCGTCTTCTTGGCCGCTTCCTTTTGgcattaaaaagtataaataaaaatataaaaaactttgaatCGCTATATCGTCCAGCAGTATATGATGACTGTATCCATGCGATAAATATAGTTGCAAGATATaatgatgaagaaaaaatatatgaagctCCTGCAGTGGCGGCAAACTTATCCACTTTAATTAAACACATTGGAAATCTTCTTATCGCAGAATGTATAAAGAGGGAAgattcagaaaaaaagaaactagttAAAGACTTCTTAAAGTTATTAGTTGTTGATATTGGGACAAGTGTAAATAAGACTGTTATGGAAACACAATCAGCTCAGAAAAGACgtaaaaaagttattctaCCATCATTGGaagatatcaaaatattatataaatatttggaaaaaaagcgAATTGAAGCTTTTACAACACTACAACAATCCTTTTCTTATCATAGTTGGCTTTCTTTAGCAGAAGCTACACTAATATCTGTACTTGTATTTAATAGACGACGGTCGGGAGAAATGGAGCGAATTCTTATTGAAGATTTCCAAAGTTACGAAAAACTACATGAAAACGTAAATACCgacatttatacattattatcaaaaaaaaataaaaaaattgcggaaaaatatattcgattCTGTATTAGGGGCAAATTGGGCCGTGGAGTGCCCGTTTTATTAACAAAGCAGTTAtttgaaagtattaatttaattttaaaatttcgcaAAGAAGCTGAAATACCTAAAACAAATCCTTACGTATTTGCATTACCTggctataataaaaaaagatttagacATCTTAAAGCCTGcattttattacgaaaatttgCAGAAGAATGTAATGCAAGTCAGTCTACTACTTTGCGTGCTACAGAATTGCGGAAGCATGTGGCAACATACTGTATTCAATTAAATCTTGATGAGATTGATGTATCTGATCTTGCTACATTTATGGGTCATTCTGAGAAAATACATAAGGATCATTATAGACAACCATTGGCAAGcagagatatattaaaagtttcacAATATTTGGAAGCAGttcaaggaaataaaaatatttcagatgaCGAAACTTCAACAAATAACAGTTCCGAAAGTGATGAAGAAGCAAAACAGAACAACTTTAATAgctcaaataaagaaaatatacattcag acacaaatttatatgacTTACCTGatgatataatacataatcaACAAAGGAATagcgatggaaaaaaaaacaaaaacgttCAA CATCGCCATATGGAAAAACTAAAAGAATTCGTTGGTCTCAGAAAGAACAAGAAACAGCACTTCATGCATTTGCTAAACATatggaaaatttaa
- the LOC137001569 gene encoding uncharacterized protein isoform X3 → MYALVKFHDGIYHVCKSNLITCKGVTKATYSDRRKYPANIIAKNDNKAILHEIKQNIFANKPRVFCKKIYFQSRKRNTKYKNYDYERTTNTCVFKGNDELETSDIPVIIEKNRNNCSTETESKESGIEMFDVPMHNNIDKPTITVTDESRRYDRPETAEIEIKDCDYLDTSNVPTSSNINAVIIENGNSCPTEIQSKDSNIETFDVPIHNNINTILNKNENVCHSEIQNIDCNINGISDVLLPCEPLSEPASIQTCNAVENNLEIDNINMDVSLTDLLNISPSTFILDDCVRRISFNTTDDTCNSITCQNVSQIGNEANVQISSTLDVENGKESSESEYVPSEDEHLSDNELPQKRKSSLNTTVTSMSSLDASQINGNGCNDENMYVETSNARSPKKNYCIFCSKLQTQLARHLEKVHRNELDVKRFTALPKNNTERKKIIEILRKNGNFKFNTNSTLNNGQLIVSRRPNEKYNKLARDFIACSKCKGFFAKSTIRHHSRTCFGKDFRKNKCIMIMGRKIMCRLHSSANETLKKMVFPVMREDEITRIIRYDELLILFGNKLCIKYKSQHHHDMIRARLRLLGRFLLALKSINKNIKNFESLYRPAVYDDCIHAINIVARYNDEEKIYEAPAVAANLSTLIKHIGNLLIAECIKREDSEKKKLVKDFLKLLVVDIGTSVNKTVMETQSAQKRRKKVILPSLEDIKILYKYLEKKRIEAFTTLQQSFSYHSWLSLAEATLISVLVFNRRRSGEMERILIEDFQSYEKLHENVNTDIYTLLSKKNKKIAEKYIRFCIRGKLGRGVPVLLTKQLFESINLILKFRKEAEIPKTNPYVFALPGYNKKRFRHLKACILLRKFAEECNASQSTTLRATELRKHVATYCIQLNLDEIDVSDLATFMGHSEKIHKDHYRQPLASRDILKVSQYLEAVQGNKNISDDETSTNNSSESDEEAKQNNFNSSNKENIHSDTNLYDLPDDIIHNQQRNSDGKKNKNVQHRHMEKLKEFVGLRKNKKQHFMHLLNIWKI, encoded by the exons ATGTACGCCTTAGTAAAATTTCATGATGGTATTTATCACGTGTGCAAATCAAATCTTATTACTTGTAAAGGCGTTACAAAAGCTACATACAGTGATAGACGTAAGTACCCAGCAAATATTATAGCGAAAAATG ATAACAAAGCTATATTACACgaaataaaacagaatatatttgcaaataaaccacgtgtgttttgtaaaaaaatttatttccaaagtagaaagagaaatacaaaatacaaaaattatgattatgaaaGGACTACGAATACCTGCGTATTCAAAG GAAACGACGAACTGGAAACATCAGATATCCCAGTgatcattgaaaaaaatagaaacaattgTTCAACTGAAACTGAAAGCAAGGAGAGTGGTATTGAAATGTTTGATGTTCCAATGCATAACA ATATAGATAAACCAACCATAACAGTCACTGATGAAAGTAGAAGGTATGACAGACCAGAAACAgcagaaatagaaattaaggATTGTGATTATCTAGACACCAGTAATGTTCCAACATCTTCTA ATATCAACGCAGTAATCATCGAAAATGGAAATAGTTGTCCAACTGAGATTCAAAGCAAAGATAGTAATATAGAAACGTTTGATGTTCCAATACATAACA atattaatacaattttgaataaaaatgagaacGTATGTCACagtgaaatacaaaatatagactgtaatattaatGGAATTTCAGATGTGCTTTTACCTTGTg AACCTTTGTCAGAACCTGCAAGTATACAGACATGTAATGCAGTTGAAAATAATCTGGAAATTGACAATATTAACATGGACGTCTCATTAACAG atTTACTTAACATATCTCcatctacatttattttagatgATTGTGTTAgaagaatatcttttaatactaCTG atGATACGTGTAATTCTATTACATGTCAAAATGTGAGTCAAATAGGAAATGAAGCAAATGTCCAAATATCATCAACACTTg acgTTGAAAATGGTAAAGAAAGTAGTGAATCAGAATATGTACCATCAGAAGATGaacatttatcggataatGAACTGCCACAAAAACGCAAATCAAGCTTAAACACAACTGTAACTTCAATGTCAAGTTTAGATGCCTCGCAAATTAATGGTAATGGATGCAACGatgaaaatatgtatgtagaGACTTCTAATGCAAGATCTcctaaaaaaaactattgtatattttgttcaaaattgcaaacacaACTTGCACGACATCTAGAAAAAGTACATCGTAATGAATTGGATGTAAAAAGGTTTACGGCTTTACCCAAAAATAACacagaaaggaaaaaaattatagaaattttacgaaaaaatggcaattttaaatttaatacaaattcgACATTGAATAATGGACAACTTATAGTATCTAGACGTcccaatgaaaaatataacaagctCGCCAGAGATTTTATTGCTTGCTCAAAATGTAAAGGTTTCTTTGCAAAAAGTACAATACGTCATCATTCTCGAACCTGCTTTGGAAAAGATTTTCGGaagaataaatgtattatgatAATGGgtagaaaaattatgtgcAGGTTACATTCTTCGGCAAATGAAACTTTGAAGAAAATGGTATTTCCAGTCATGCGTGAAGACGAGATTACACGCATTATAAGATATGatgaattattgattttatttggaaataaactctgcattaaatacaaatctCAACATCATCATGACATGATACGTGCAAGATTGCGTCTTCTTGGCCGCTTCCTTTTGgcattaaaaagtataaataaaaatataaaaaactttgaatCGCTATATCGTCCAGCAGTATATGATGACTGTATCCATGCGATAAATATAGTTGCAAGATATaatgatgaagaaaaaatatatgaagctCCTGCAGTGGCGGCAAACTTATCCACTTTAATTAAACACATTGGAAATCTTCTTATCGCAGAATGTATAAAGAGGGAAgattcagaaaaaaagaaactagttAAAGACTTCTTAAAGTTATTAGTTGTTGATATTGGGACAAGTGTAAATAAGACTGTTATGGAAACACAATCAGCTCAGAAAAGACgtaaaaaagttattctaCCATCATTGGaagatatcaaaatattatataaatatttggaaaaaaagcgAATTGAAGCTTTTACAACACTACAACAATCCTTTTCTTATCATAGTTGGCTTTCTTTAGCAGAAGCTACACTAATATCTGTACTTGTATTTAATAGACGACGGTCGGGAGAAATGGAGCGAATTCTTATTGAAGATTTCCAAAGTTACGAAAAACTACATGAAAACGTAAATACCgacatttatacattattatcaaaaaaaaataaaaaaattgcggaaaaatatattcgattCTGTATTAGGGGCAAATTGGGCCGTGGAGTGCCCGTTTTATTAACAAAGCAGTTAtttgaaagtattaatttaattttaaaatttcgcaAAGAAGCTGAAATACCTAAAACAAATCCTTACGTATTTGCATTACCTggctataataaaaaaagatttagacATCTTAAAGCCTGcattttattacgaaaatttgCAGAAGAATGTAATGCAAGTCAGTCTACTACTTTGCGTGCTACAGAATTGCGGAAGCATGTGGCAACATACTGTATTCAATTAAATCTTGATGAGATTGATGTATCTGATCTTGCTACATTTATGGGTCATTCTGAGAAAATACATAAGGATCATTATAGACAACCATTGGCAAGcagagatatattaaaagtttcacAATATTTGGAAGCAGttcaaggaaataaaaatatttcagatgaCGAAACTTCAACAAATAACAGTTCCGAAAGTGATGAAGAAGCAAAACAGAACAACTTTAATAgctcaaataaagaaaatatacattcag acacaaatttatatgacTTACCTGatgatataatacataatcaACAAAGGAATagcgatggaaaaaaaaacaaaaacgttCAA CATCGCCATATGGAAAAACTAAAAGAATTCGTTGGTCTCAGAAAGAACAAGAAACAGCACTTCATGCATTTGCTAAACATatggaaaatttaa